TCATTAATGCTTTAATTGGTAAAGTTTCAACAAAGAGAGTAGTAAGCTATGCTATTTCAGTTTATCCAAATGGAGATTTACCTTATCCAGATGATATAAATGGAAAAATAGTAGGGAATTTGTCAAAGGAGAAGTTAGAGGAGATATTAAAGAAACCTATAGTTAAGGAATTGCAGAGATATATGCTTAACAACCAAGCAAAATTTGAATATCTACATTTACAGACTGCGTCATTTAATAGCGTTAAAGATCTAGCGGAATATATTTATGAAATGATAAAATGGAGATTTTTAGGAAAAGCTTAACCGAATACTTTTTTATAAACTTCTTGTAAATCTTCTGTTATTAAATGCGTGTATATTTGAGTTGTTCTTATATCCTTATGCCCTAATAGTTTTTGCACTACTGGTAGTGGCATTCCTTTTCTTATAGCTTGAGTAGCGAATGTATGTCTTAATATATGTGGTCTTAGATCTATTCCAATTTTTTTACCTAACCTTTTAAGTTTTCGATATAGCGCATGATAACTCATATTGAATAAGAGATCAGTATCTTTAAGATTCTTGATATATTTAGCTAACATTTTCGCTGTATCTTCTGTGAAAAATACAATTCTCTCTTCACCATTCTTAGTATTTCTTACAATTATGTATCTTTTTTCAATGCTAATATCAGATTTTTTAATAGAAAGTAATTCCTTAGAACGCAATCCAGTATCTAACATAAGATGTATAAGTAATTTGTCTTTTAATCTTCTAAGATTTTCATCTATTTTTTTGATATCTTCTTCTGATAAAGCTCTAATTTCCCTCCTTCTTACTCTAGGTAAAGTTGGCTTTATATCGATTCCTAGCCATTTTA
The nucleotide sequence above comes from Sulfurisphaera javensis. Encoded proteins:
- the xerA gene encoding site-specific tyrosine recombinase/integron integrase translates to MKLQLGKPDIIIDPFNDFITALTIAGASDNTIRLYSIAIRDFLDFIKKDPRYTTAQDLNKWIMNILSRNTKSKNDNDIEKRRKKAVTARHYIIAVLRFLKWLGIDIKPTLPRVRRREIRALSEEDIKKIDENLRRLKDKLLIHLMLDTGLRSKELLSIKKSDISIEKRYIIVRNTKNGEERIVFFTEDTAKMLAKYIKNLKDTDLLFNMSYHALYRKLKRLGKKIGIDLRPHILRHTFATQAIRKGMPLPVVQKLLGHKDIRTTQIYTHLITEDLQEVYKKVFG